Part of the Nicotiana sylvestris chromosome 2, ASM39365v2, whole genome shotgun sequence genome, ATACAATAGCTAAGTACGGACGGAGAAATAAAATAGTCTCTTGTCAATCCATGCTGATGTTAATTAGAAGAGCTAACTTAGTCATTGTTCTTCTTATATCTAATTTGCATTTACACATACCTGGCCCAAGTAATACTTACTTGGCATTGCTTGGCTTCTGCTCTTATTATAGGAGATCTAATTTGCATTTATACATACCATGGCCTAAGTAATACCGCATGGCATTGCTCTAACGGCTGCTTCAGTTTGTAATACTTGAAGAATGGAGATCATCTATCTATATTGTTGTTTAGTCATGCTTATAAACTTTCATGTCATGATTACTAGCAAAAAGTAATTATGCTTGGGGAGTGATCATAGCTGTTAAATGAGAAAGAGAAGCACTTGATTTTCTGCTTTAAAATCTACTTTTACAATGATTATGTGGTTTTTGTTTTGCTTTTCAAAATAATTTGGTGATATTGTATGGTAACAGAAACAAAGACTTTTTGATTAAGTTGCCAGTCATCTAGCCCATATTGTATCTCAATTATTTAAGTTCTGATATCAGAATTATGTCAATTGTATAAATTGGGTGTGATCAAGCAGTCTTATcgctgatttattacatattccCTCCTGTCACACTCATGCACATTAGTTGTTCTACTGGCACAGTCTAGACAAGGAGAGTCCAATGCAGAGTAAATATTCTCCACTGTTGTGGtagtatttattatttaaaaccaTGTTTCTTTAATTTGGCAGATAAAACTGTTATCTAGTTGCCAGTCTTGCGAGGCACTTATATCTCAAATGTAGTAATCAAAGTGACTCGTTAACTCGACCACAGAAGATATTGTGGCCAGAGATAAATCTACCTGTTTTTGTTCTAACTTGAGGCTTATTCATTGGGATTTTGTGACTACACTATATTGAAATCTAGCTGATCTGCTGTTAAATGGCTTAACTTTTTTCTACTGAACTGGATGCAGGAAATTCCATGAGACAAGAGCCTCTATATTCCAAAATGATAATTGCAGCGAGTCAGCATCAAAGCCTGGTGTGTTATCGCACATAGATAAGCGCTCTTCTTTTTGCGATGTGTTGGGGTGTTTCTTGTATTATATGGATGTTCAAATTTAAAGACTTCCAAAGTTCTATTGTTGCTTCAATACAACAGCTTCTTCAAGTTGATAAAGAATTGTTTTACACCTCCACAAGCAGGTCCAGCAAAAGCCaaagcagaagatgctgaagctGTCAAAAGAGACCTCCAGAATAAGTTGGCTCAGATAGTTTTCCAGATCACTAAGGAAGAAGAGGAATACCAAGTTGAACAGAATATTCATACTCAGGCAAGTAATTATGTTTTTGTTAGGCTTGTCTGTTGTCATTTCCTTTCTTCTATTGCTATATGTCTGGTTATTAGTATTTGGAGAACTAAGTACATCGATCTGTGTGGTGTTTTTCAGCTTCAAGAGGAGTTGAATATTTTGGAAAGGAAAGCATCGCTGATAGAGGGAATCACAAAAGAAAATATGGAAATGCAGGAGTTAGCCAGATATCCTTAAATCGTTATTGTTTGGAGTCCTGCTACTTATAGCTAATTGTTTACTATGTTCAACTCATTGGTGAAAAGAGAAATTAGTCGACAGTGGATCTCGAAATTTTATGAGACGTTCCACTTTTTCTGCAAAAATTATCTTATTCTATTCCTGAAAAACTCTTTCACGCCTCAAAATGATACTTATGGAATTAGCACTCATGCTTTACATTCGTCAGCAATTATTGTATCCTTGACTAGAAGCAAGCAGACTTCTGAATTGGAAAACAGATGTGCTTCCCTTGGTGATGAGCTACAAAAGAGGTCGGTATGTCCCAGTTGCCATAGGGACAACACAGAGGCATTAAGTGAAATTGTTCAAGCAGGCGATGAAAATTAGCTTCTTGTAAGTAGTCCCGGACATTACGCTGATGATAGTCAAACGCAGGACATTGAGGTGCTTACATATCTGCTCTTATGTCTTCCACTGGATTTACTTTTGGCTAAGCTTTGCTCTACTATAGATATGGCTAGTTTGCATAATTGACACTCCTAGTTTTTCTACTTCCTCTATACttccaaagaacaagtgtaatgAAAGCTGTAAAATGAAAACATACTTTTACCACTGGGACATACCGCCCGTCGCCCATGGTCCCCACCTCCTATTGTTGGTGTTACCCgcgcggggggggggggatgcTTGAAAGTGAATCCACCAGAAAATGCTTTTTTTTGAAGGATTGGAACGATTGAGTTGTAACTTGTAAGAATATGAATTTTTTAGTTCAGCTGAATGGGAAGTCATCAATTGGATTTTCCTGTTTGCACACATGTTGATCCTTATATATCCCTCACAATCAGTGATAAGACTGGAGATCTAGCATCTCTATTACCCTTGCACTGTACCTGGCTACCTGCCAACATGTGCTCAACTTTAGAACTTTGTaatatcagctttgtaaattgACATTCAAAAGAGCCAAGAGACTACAGTGAACAGTGAGTCAGATACTTTACATCTTTACTAGGAATTGGGGAGGGGACTGAAGGAGGAAATGAGACCAGACTTGAACGGGCACACTTTTGATCTTCAATATGTATAGAGAATAAAACAGTGGCGGGCCGATATTCAGAGAACTTGCTTTCACTGCGGAAATAAGGAAAGCCTCTAAAAGGGTTTCTTCATTCTTA contains:
- the LOC104211788 gene encoding uncharacterized protein isoform X2, with the translated sequence MAGNDSQKQFLTLIRDFASEKSQGERRIINLKKRSQELQSELETANTEVEEAKHLKETADQELKGYEVELARNESAIQTLEERIVSIQDELSAYGSDVEALKNKEAETRDDFIEKMLDLNAQIRKFHETRASIFQNDNCSESASKPGPAKAKAEDAEAVKRDLQNKLAQIVFQITKEEEEYQVEQNIHTQLQEELNILERKASLIEGITKENMEMQELARQTSELENRCASLGDELQKRSVCPSCHRDNTEALSEIVQAGDEN
- the LOC104211788 gene encoding uncharacterized protein isoform X1 — translated: MAGNDSQKQFLTLIRDFASEKSQGERRIINLKKRSQELQSELETANTEVEEAKHLKETADQELKGYEVELARNESAIQTLEERIVSIQDELSAYGSDVEALKNKEAETRDDFIEKMLDLNAQIRKFHETRASIFQNDNCSESASKPAGPAKAKAEDAEAVKRDLQNKLAQIVFQITKEEEEYQVEQNIHTQLQEELNILERKASLIEGITKENMEMQELARQTSELENRCASLGDELQKRSVCPSCHRDNTEALSEIVQAGDEN
- the LOC104211788 gene encoding uncharacterized protein isoform X3, which gives rise to MAGNDSQKQFLTLIRDFASEKSQGERRIINLKKRSQELQSELETANTEVEEAKHLKETADQELKGYEVELARNESAIQTLEERIVSIQDELSAYGSDVEALKNKEAETRDDFIEKMLDLNAQIRKFHETRASIFQNDNCSESASKPAGPAKAKAEDAEAVKRDLQNKLAQIVFQITKEEEEYQVEQNIHTQLQEELNILERKASLIEGITKENMEMQELARLLNWKTDVLPLVMSYKRGRYVPVAIGTTQRH